A window from Aerococcus sp. Group 1 encodes these proteins:
- a CDS encoding toprim domain-containing protein, which yields MDVIHSYQAGVKHGVASLGTSLTDRQIQVLYRSSRQLLLAYDGDKPGLKASKRALEHIAQQSPSMRVNLLMFPSGMDPDEFIGRYGEQRYQQFIQEQRMTPIAFYRHFYQQEFSLANDRGKIQYIKAMLAVISRLSSTIEQDVYLQELSEDTGVDKRSLQAQLHFEQETGQREEQFSEVSREEEVQLDKFPLKKYSSLQRFELQLLNRLLTSENAWYLIKNIDGDFHFESSSIESVYLLLWAYRQSEGESIDIGNFYQTLRSDADRRILIDAQAMNLPPECTGQEISDLIYQIKEKSHYQDQIRQINRDIANAKQINDYAKISDLNQQRIQILRQMKLSKKKSGEI from the coding sequence ATGGATGTCATTCATTCCTACCAGGCCGGGGTCAAGCATGGCGTCGCTTCTTTGGGGACCAGTTTAACTGATCGTCAGATTCAAGTCCTCTACCGCAGCTCACGACAACTTTTGCTCGCTTATGATGGTGACAAACCCGGTTTAAAGGCAAGTAAGCGGGCGCTTGAACACATAGCCCAGCAAAGTCCTAGTATGCGAGTTAACCTGCTCATGTTTCCAAGTGGGATGGATCCTGATGAATTTATTGGTCGCTATGGTGAACAACGCTACCAGCAATTTATCCAAGAGCAAAGAATGACGCCGATTGCTTTCTACCGGCACTTTTATCAACAAGAGTTTTCTTTAGCGAATGACCGGGGTAAGATCCAATACATCAAGGCCATGCTAGCTGTTATTAGCCGCTTATCCTCCACTATTGAACAAGATGTCTACTTACAGGAATTGAGTGAAGACACTGGGGTTGATAAACGTTCGCTCCAAGCTCAACTCCACTTTGAGCAGGAAACCGGGCAGCGAGAAGAACAGTTTTCTGAAGTTAGCCGTGAGGAAGAAGTTCAACTGGATAAATTCCCCTTAAAAAAATATTCCAGTTTACAGCGCTTTGAGTTACAATTACTTAACCGCCTACTAACTTCTGAGAATGCTTGGTATTTAATCAAAAATATCGATGGAGACTTTCATTTTGAAAGTAGTAGTATTGAAAGTGTCTATCTTTTACTATGGGCCTACCGGCAAAGTGAAGGTGAAAGTATTGATATTGGGAATTTTTATCAGACCCTTCGCTCTGATGCTGATAGGCGGATCCTTATTGACGCTCAGGCGATGAATCTTCCCCCTGAGTGTACTGGTCAGGAAATTAGCGATTTAATTTATCAAATAAAAGAAAAGAGTCATTATCAGGACCAAATTAGGCAGATCAACCGGGATATAGCGAATGCTAAGCAAATTAATGATTATGCTAAAATTAGCGATTTAAATCAACAGAGAATACAAATATTGCGACAAATGAAACTGTCAAAAAAGAAGTCAGGAGAGATTTAA